TAGAAATATCCAAGGAAGAACATTCATTTTGATGATAGTTGGCGATCGCTTTGAGACAAGGCGACAAACAAAACTCCAATGAAGATGAGTAAGACTCCTATAATGCGCGTCAGGGTGATTGTCTCATTAAAGAAGTAGTACGAACCGAATAAGATACCGACATAGTTTAGACTACTCAAAGGATAGGCAACACTGAGCTTGACAACCCGTAGTGCTAACACCCAATTTGCTACTCCAATTGTGTAAGTTGTCAATGCTAAAGTTAATTGTCCAACGAACGACACAGTCAAAAAATTTGTAGTAGCAATGCTCATTGTATGCTTCATCAGAAGTTGTCCAGTAATGCCAAAAACAATACTGAGCAACAATGTAAGATAAGCAAGAGATTTAGGTTTAGCTCGGATCGTGGATATTTGAGACATAAAAATTAGGATTGTCTATTCTCTCATATACTTATTTCGCGTTATGCATATTTGAAAAGACAGTATAAGTCTGCTGAAGCTTGGCTAATTGCTTCAACAATAATCTGTTGCTCGAATAAACTTAACTCAGGAAACATTGGTAATGACAAAACTTCAGTACTTAATTGTTCGCTGTTAGGCAGCGATCCTAAAGGATAATTCAAATGACTGTGTACCTTTTGCAAATGCAAAGGCATAGGGTAATACACCATTGTACTGATTCCTTTTTGATGTAGCTGCTGCTGGAAGCGATCGCGTTGTCCATCTAAAACTCGAATTGTAAATTGATTCCAAACAGAAGTGCCGTTAGCAACGACAGTTGGTAGTACAATTCCTGGAATTGAGGTAAGGTGTTCTAAGTAATAATAGGCGATCGCTTTTCGGGCAGTGTTCCATTGTTCGAGGTAGGGGAGTTTCACAGATAAAATCGCCGCTTGAATTGTATCTAAACGGCTATTCAGTCCCAGCTCTTCATGTTGATACTTAACTTTTCCTCCATGTCGGCGCAAGTATTCGACGCGATCTGCAATTTCAGGATCGTTTGTGGCGATCGCGCCGCCGTCCCCAAAACAGCCTAAGTTTTTTGTTGGGAAAAAGCTAAAACAACCAACATCGCCAATTGTTCCCACTTTTTGTCCTTCCCAAACTGCGCCTGTTGCTTGCGCGCAATCTTCAATCACTTTGAGATTGTATTTACGCGCGATCGCCATAATTGCAGACATATCGCAGGGACGACCGTAAAGATGCACTGGTAAAATTGCTTTAGTGCGTTCGGTAATCTTGCTTTCGATTTGACGGGGATCGATATTGTAGGTTTCTAAATCGACGTCTACAAAAACAGGAGTCGCACCAACAATCTCGATCGCTTCAGTGGTTGCAATGAAAGTAAACGGCGTGGTAAGAACCTCGTCGCCAGCACCGATATTTAAGGCGCGTAAAGCAAGGTGTAAAGCATCAGTACCAGAATTGCACGAGATGACAGCAGCACAATCAAGGTAGCTAGCAAACTGAGTTTCAAAGCATTTCACCTGCGGACCCATAATATAGCGCCCATCAGCCATGACAGAACTGACAACCTTGATTAACTCAGGCGCAAGTGTATGGTATTGACTCTTAGCATCAAAACTGGGAATTTTCATATATTCAGTTATTCAGTAGATTTTATTTGATTCTTTGCAGTTGCTGCGGGTTAGTAAACTCGTACTGGCGATCGCACTCGGTGCAAACATAAATTTGCTTATTATTGACAAGCTTCGCGCCACATTCGCACATCCAACCGCGTTGTCTTGCAGGATTACCGTAGACGAGGGCATAATCAGGAACATCTTTCGTCACTGTAGAACCCGCACCAATAAATGCATGATGACCAATCGTAACACCACAAACAATGGTGGCGTTCGCACCAATCGTCGCCCCGCGTTTCACTAAAGTCACTAAATAATCATCAACGGTGTTGCGCGGAATTGCCGATCGCGGATTTTTAATATTTGTAAATACGCAACTTGGTCCGCAAAAAACATCATCTTCTAAAATGACGCCTGCATAAACCGAAACGTTGTTTTGAATTTTAACGTTGCGACCAATTTTCACCCCAGTCGCGACAAAGACATTTTGCCCAAGTTTACAGTTTTCACCAATGCTAACATTAGGCATGACATGGCTGAAATGCCAAATTTGCGTTCCCGTACCAATCGTACAAGGAAAATCAACATAGGCTGATTCGTGGACAAAATAATCGGTAGCTGGCGGTTGTAATTTAACTGACAAAGCACTTCTCCCTCATATCAATCATTTTGCCGTGAGTTGTTAAGGATGCTTGCGCTGATTCTAGAACGGTTAAAACGTCGATTCCATTTTTGATTCCGGTGACAGGTTGTTGGCGGTTTTGGATGCAATCTAGAAAATGCTGACATTCTAAAAGTAAAGGTTCGGCTTGTGGTAGCGGAATAATTTGTTTGGCATCTTTGTGCAAAATTGGTAAAGAATCTTGAAATTCGACGTGCTGCGGGTAAAGACAAAGTTTAGCATCGGTTGAGACATCATCAAAAACTGCCATTGCGCGATCGCCGACAACGACTAAGCGATGTTCTTTAAACGGATGCAGCCAACTCACAAAGATATGCGCTTTGATATGGTTTGCAAATTCTAAATTAATCGTACAAAAGTCTTCAACTGTATGAGAACTGCTGCCAAACGCTTGTACGCGGCGCGGAAGTTCGCCTGTAAATCCAAGAATGTTGCAAATATCGTGCGGTGCGAAACTCCACAACACGTTTTCTTCAGTGCGGACTTTGCCAAAGCTTAAGCGATGCGAGTAAAGGTATTGCAGTTTACCAAGTTTGCCATCAGCAACGAGTTGACGCAGTGTCACTAATGCAGGATGATATTCGAGCAAATGCCCTACCATCAACAGGCGATCGCTTTTGTTTGCTAGCGCTTGAATGGCTAAAGCATCGTCTAAAGTCAACGCTAGTGGCTTTTCGACAAAAACATCTTTACCCGCAGCTAAAGCTTGCAGTACGAGATCTGCGTGTGTTGGCGCAGGCGTTGCAATAACAACAGCTTGTACCTCTGGTAGCGATAACACCTGTTGAAAGTCTGTTACGCAAGGAACGTCATATTGTTCGCTGAGTAACTTGACTGTTATGTAACTAGCATCGCAAATAACTCGTAAAACACCAAGTTGGGCAAAATTGCGGACGAGATTCTTACCCCAATAACCACAACCAACAACTGCTATGTATTTATCTTGGCAACGCATAATTTTAAAAAAATATTATTGCAAAGTTCCCCCACGCGGGGATGTATAAAGCTATCAACACCTATGCACTTACAGTGTTCGCAGTTTTCAAGCCTTTTGTTGCCAAAACATTTCTCGTATCAATAATTAATGATGAGTAGTCTGCAACAAGTTGGTAATCCACGTCGTCGTGATCTGTCGCAATAATAACCGCATCAAATCTAGTTAGGTTTTCTTTTGTTAATGGCGTGGATTGTAAGTTAATTTCTGGAAAATGCCGATGATTGGCACAAGTTGGTGCATGAGGGTCGTGGTAAGACACAATCGCACCTTGTTGCTGTAGCAGTTGAATAATTTTGAGTGCGGGGCTTTCGCGCTGATCGTCTACATTTTTCTTATACGCAACGCCTAAGATTAAAACTTTAGAATTTTTTAACGGCTTTCCACAATTATTCAGCGCAGAGACTAAACGATTGACAACATAGCTTGGCATTAAAGTATTGACTTCGCCAGCAAGTTCAATAAACCGCAGTGAAAGGTCATACTCGCGGGCTTTCCATGTCAAATAAAATGGGTCTATTGGGATACAATGTCCGCCCCAGCCAGGACCAGGGTAAAATGCTTGAAACCCAAAGGGCTTCGTTTTTGCTGCTTCAATGACTTCCCAAACATCGATATCCATTTTATGAAAGAGAATTTTTAACTCATTAACAAGGGCGATATTGACTGAGCGGTAAATATTCTCTAAAATCTTGCTGGCTTCAGCGGTGCGAGTTGAAGAAACAGATACAGTTTGCGTAATAATCTGGTTATACAACGTTTGTGCTAAATCAAGACACGTTGGCGTCACTCCACCAATCACTTTAGGTACATTGAAGATCGAGTAGTCAGTGTTAGCAGGATCTTCACGTTCTGGCGAATACGCTAATGCAAATTCTTCACCAACAACCAAACCTGTTGCTGCCAGAATTGGTAATACCACTTCTTCTGTTGTCCCTGGATACGTTGTACTCTGCAATACAACGAGTTGTCCCATTCTTAGATAATGTGCAATTTCATAAGCTGTTTGCGTGACATAACTCAAATCTGGTTCGCGATGAGTATTCAAGGGTGTGGGCACGCAGATGATAATTGCATCGGTTTCTTTTAACCGACTCATATCGCTAGTCGCAGAAATCAGCTTGTTTTGTAACTGCTCTGCTGGAATGTGTTTAATATAAGATCTACCTTGCTCGATTTGATGAATCTTATTCTGGTCAATATCAAACCCAAGAACAGAGAAGCCTTTTTTAGCAAATGCGACAACTAAGGGTAAACCAACATAACCTAAGCCAATAACGCCAATTTTTGCTTGTTTATTGGCGATTTTCTCTTTAAGCTCTTTTAAGAAGTACATAATTGTTAGTACCCGAAGGATTTATAGTTGATGGGCAAACTTAAAATTGTGCGATCGCCTAATGACACTTGAAGCGTTGGTAGGTAGCGACAACTTTCTACCTTGAGATAACTGCAGTCTACTTATGTTAGAGCGCGCTTCTTTCCCACAGTATTGTTCAACATGGAGTGAGAAGAGCTCAAATGGACTTTATGTGCTTTTTATGAACGGCAAAATAATTCAGAGTATTCAGTTTAGGTTCATGAGTGACACCAGCGACCCCTAAGTTAGAACTAATTAACTACCTATGCCTACTCGCAATTGCATCAGGTAACAACCTCGCAATTTTTGGCAGACTATGTAACTTGGTCGACTAAACTTACACTACTTGCATCTACTAATTACCACTTCTTCGTATCAAAAAGCAAGTAGCCAATTATTTTTTTACATTTGTTATTATTTCCAGACAGGCTCGTTGCTGCCTATAAAATGTTGACTCGCTCTGCTTTTAAGCCTGATTCGGCGATCGCCTGCTGTAGCGCTGCGATATTGCTGTCGCCGGTATAAATAAGC
This region of Chroococcidiopsis sp. TS-821 genomic DNA includes:
- a CDS encoding Gfo/Idh/MocA family protein, whose amino-acid sequence is MRCQDKYIAVVGCGYWGKNLVRNFAQLGVLRVICDASYITVKLLSEQYDVPCVTDFQQVLSLPEVQAVVIATPAPTHADLVLQALAAGKDVFVEKPLALTLDDALAIQALANKSDRLLMVGHLLEYHPALVTLRQLVADGKLGKLQYLYSHRLSFGKVRTEENVLWSFAPHDICNILGFTGELPRRVQAFGSSSHTVEDFCTINLEFANHIKAHIFVSWLHPFKEHRLVVVGDRAMAVFDDVSTDAKLCLYPQHVEFQDSLPILHKDAKQIIPLPQAEPLLLECQHFLDCIQNRQQPVTGIKNGIDVLTVLESAQASLTTHGKMIDMREKCFVS
- a CDS encoding acyltransferase; translation: MSVKLQPPATDYFVHESAYVDFPCTIGTGTQIWHFSHVMPNVSIGENCKLGQNVFVATGVKIGRNVKIQNNVSVYAGVILEDDVFCGPSCVFTNIKNPRSAIPRNTVDDYLVTLVKRGATIGANATIVCGVTIGHHAFIGAGSTVTKDVPDYALVYGNPARQRGWMCECGAKLVNNKQIYVCTECDRQYEFTNPQQLQRIK
- a CDS encoding multidrug efflux SMR transporter → MSQISTIRAKPKSLAYLTLLLSIVFGITGQLLMKHTMSIATTNFLTVSFVGQLTLALTTYTIGVANWVLALRVVKLSVAYPLSSLNYVGILFGSYYFFNETITLTRIIGVLLIFIGVLFVALSQSDRQLSSK
- a CDS encoding DegT/DnrJ/EryC1/StrS aminotransferase family protein, translating into MKIPSFDAKSQYHTLAPELIKVVSSVMADGRYIMGPQVKCFETQFASYLDCAAVISCNSGTDALHLALRALNIGAGDEVLTTPFTFIATTEAIEIVGATPVFVDVDLETYNIDPRQIESKITERTKAILPVHLYGRPCDMSAIMAIARKYNLKVIEDCAQATGAVWEGQKVGTIGDVGCFSFFPTKNLGCFGDGGAIATNDPEIADRVEYLRRHGGKVKYQHEELGLNSRLDTIQAAILSVKLPYLEQWNTARKAIAYYYLEHLTSIPGIVLPTVVANGTSVWNQFTIRVLDGQRDRFQQQLHQKGISTMVYYPMPLHLQKVHSHLNYPLGSLPNSEQLSTEVLSLPMFPELSLFEQQIIVEAISQASADLYCLFKYA
- a CDS encoding nucleotide sugar dehydrogenase; the protein is MYFLKELKEKIANKQAKIGVIGLGYVGLPLVVAFAKKGFSVLGFDIDQNKIHQIEQGRSYIKHIPAEQLQNKLISATSDMSRLKETDAIIICVPTPLNTHREPDLSYVTQTAYEIAHYLRMGQLVVLQSTTYPGTTEEVVLPILAATGLVVGEEFALAYSPEREDPANTDYSIFNVPKVIGGVTPTCLDLAQTLYNQIITQTVSVSSTRTAEASKILENIYRSVNIALVNELKILFHKMDIDVWEVIEAAKTKPFGFQAFYPGPGWGGHCIPIDPFYLTWKAREYDLSLRFIELAGEVNTLMPSYVVNRLVSALNNCGKPLKNSKVLILGVAYKKNVDDQRESPALKIIQLLQQQGAIVSYHDPHAPTCANHRHFPEINLQSTPLTKENLTRFDAVIIATDHDDVDYQLVADYSSLIIDTRNVLATKGLKTANTVSA